A window from Streptomyces sp. NBC_00299 encodes these proteins:
- a CDS encoding type III polyketide synthase: protein MAAYLSPPAVIHGEHAVKTSQIVAEVSDRHPDAAWAPRIDGIAASTGIETRGWMLPLETAVAPGSGNALRAVGVEPTQEALVRDGFTQQDVDRVIAALEAVPAPQTVQERTAPAWEAVQSYGERAARGALQSAGLDASDVDCLITSHSTTPALPGLDIALANRLSLRNDVMLLPATQWACIAGTRSLALAADLVAADPDRVVLIVISEALSTTYQPADDTLESLIVRLLFADTAVAAVVTGRPRPESVLRLDAAWNHTLPGTQDLHRLETRSDGTHFVMDRRGPRAVQETVTAMWDWLRERYQDDPDSWHPDVLLAHPGGTRVLEYMEQTMPEAWPSGLLDYSRDSYTSGNRGGAAVFDILRRAHDAGKQKPGNRAVLYAAAPGLTATALEGQWL, encoded by the coding sequence ATGGCCGCTTACCTCTCTCCTCCTGCCGTGATACACGGCGAGCACGCAGTGAAGACCAGCCAGATCGTGGCCGAGGTGAGCGACCGGCACCCGGATGCGGCGTGGGCGCCGCGGATCGACGGCATCGCGGCCAGTACCGGCATCGAGACCCGCGGGTGGATGCTGCCGTTGGAGACCGCTGTCGCGCCCGGCAGCGGCAACGCCCTGCGGGCTGTGGGCGTCGAGCCGACCCAAGAGGCGCTTGTACGCGACGGGTTCACACAGCAGGACGTGGACCGCGTGATCGCCGCCCTCGAGGCCGTACCCGCGCCGCAGACCGTCCAGGAGCGCACGGCGCCGGCCTGGGAGGCCGTGCAGTCCTACGGGGAGCGTGCGGCGCGCGGGGCCCTGCAGTCAGCCGGGCTGGACGCCTCGGACGTCGACTGCCTGATCACCAGTCACTCCACCACACCGGCACTGCCCGGACTGGACATAGCCCTGGCCAACAGGCTTTCGCTCCGCAACGATGTGATGTTGCTGCCGGCCACGCAGTGGGCCTGTATCGCGGGGACCCGCTCCCTGGCGCTCGCGGCGGATCTCGTGGCCGCAGACCCCGACCGGGTGGTTCTGATCGTCATCTCGGAAGCGCTGAGCACGACCTACCAGCCCGCGGACGACACCCTGGAGTCGCTGATCGTCCGGCTGCTGTTCGCGGACACGGCAGTGGCCGCAGTGGTCACGGGCCGCCCGAGGCCCGAGTCGGTGCTGCGGCTGGACGCCGCCTGGAATCACACCCTGCCCGGCACCCAGGACCTGCACCGCCTGGAGACACGGTCGGACGGCACCCACTTCGTGATGGACCGGCGTGGACCGCGTGCCGTGCAGGAGACGGTCACCGCAATGTGGGACTGGCTGCGCGAGCGTTACCAGGACGACCCCGACTCCTGGCACCCCGACGTGCTGCTCGCCCACCCCGGCGGGACCCGGGTGCTGGAGTACATGGAGCAGACGATGCCCGAGGCGTGGCCGTCGGGGCTGCTGGACTACAGCCGGGACAGCTACACCAGCGGCAACCGCGGAGGCGCCGCCGTGTTCGACATCCTGCGGCGGGCGCATGACGCGGGGAAGCAGAAGCCCGGCAATCGCGCCGTTCTGTACGCGGCGGCGCCCGGTCTCACCGCCACCGCACTGGAAGGGCAGTGGCTGTAG